From Selenomonas sp. AB3002, one genomic window encodes:
- the plsY gene encoding glycerol-3-phosphate 1-O-acyltransferase PlsY, giving the protein MSMTLLACLIAYVLGSIPNGLWLGKALWHTDLREHGSHNIGATNAWRTLGKGPGFLIFLLDFLKGFLSVYIASALVGTPLSMVLAAIFAIVGHSASLFMGFKGGKGVATGLGVLSMLMPQVTGIVFLIWLVIVKLTGYVSLGSMAAAVCVPMLAFAFHAPMEYIVFGVAAAVLIVVRHKANIGRLLNGTESKIKAGHR; this is encoded by the coding sequence ATGTCCATGACTCTTCTGGCTTGTCTCATAGCCTATGTGCTGGGCTCCATTCCAAATGGCCTCTGGCTGGGAAAAGCTCTCTGGCACACGGACCTCAGGGAACACGGCAGCCACAATATCGGTGCTACCAATGCCTGGCGTACCCTGGGCAAAGGCCCTGGCTTCCTGATTTTCCTGCTGGACTTCTTGAAGGGCTTTTTGAGCGTGTACATCGCTTCCGCTTTAGTGGGCACGCCTCTTTCCATGGTGCTGGCGGCCATCTTTGCCATCGTAGGCCATTCTGCCTCCCTGTTCATGGGATTCAAGGGGGGCAAGGGGGTGGCTACGGGCCTTGGGGTGCTCTCCATGCTGATGCCCCAGGTTACCGGCATCGTCTTTCTCATCTGGCTGGTGATTGTAAAGCTTACGGGCTATGTTTCCTTAGGCAGCATGGCAGCAGCGGTCTGCGTGCCGATGCTGGCTTTTGCCTTCCATGCGCCCATGGAGTACATTGTCTTTGGCGTGGCTGCTGCTGTGCTGATTGTGGTGAGACACAAGGCGAACATTGGCAGGCTGCTCAATGGCACCGAATCCAAGATCAAGGCGGGTCATCGCTGA
- a CDS encoding ACT domain-containing protein, whose amino-acid sequence MSKEENGFFLVKEEILPEAIKKTIRVKEMLKRGDARTINEAVEKMELSRSAYYKYKDYVFPFYEASKNKIVTLTFLLEHKKGVLSSVLNTISSDSGSVLTINQGIPLQGVANATISIETMNLSVDLEALLDKLRMVDGVKRLEVLGQA is encoded by the coding sequence ATGTCAAAGGAAGAAAATGGTTTTTTCCTGGTTAAGGAGGAAATCTTGCCGGAAGCAATCAAAAAGACCATCAGAGTCAAGGAAATGCTGAAGCGTGGGGACGCCCGCACCATCAACGAGGCAGTAGAAAAGATGGAACTTTCCCGTTCTGCTTATTATAAGTACAAGGATTATGTCTTCCCCTTCTATGAGGCCAGCAAGAATAAGATTGTCACTCTGACCTTCCTCCTTGAGCATAAGAAGGGAGTGCTTTCCAGTGTGCTGAATACCATCTCTTCGGATTCAGGCAGTGTGCTTACCATCAATCAGGGCATTCCCCTCCAGGGAGTGGCCAACGCTACCATTTCCATCGAGACTATGAATCTGTCTGTGGACTTGGAGGCCCTGCTGGACAAGCTGCGCATGGTTGACGGCGTGAAGCGTCTGGAAGTTCTGGGGCAGGCTTAA
- a CDS encoding homoserine dehydrogenase: MGQEIKIGLLGAGTVGSGVIKVLGMNAHEIEQRTGVPLVLKKVLVRDKSKKRPDFPASVELTDNAEDILNDPEIEIVVELMGGLHPSREYMLRALEAGKHVVTANKDVVAQFGKDMFEAAEKHKVNFLFEASVGGGIPIIAAMKQSLTANHITEVMGIVNGTTNYMLTKMSEDGCDYDSVLKEAQEKGYAEANPSADVDGLDAARKAAILASLAFNTRVQLDNVSVEGITKITAEDISYAKGLGYVIKLLAVGKDSEEDGVDVRVHPVFLPKSHPLASVNGVFNAIFVRGNAIGEAMFYGQGAGSLPTASAVTADIIEAARSIKSDDSSRNLCTCYSQKKFCPLEKTVSSYYVRLLVDDKPGVLGSIATAFGNAKVSLKSVIQTPLNVKDHAEIVAVTHPVEHACVQEALRVFEGLPVVDEIRNVIRVENDRG, from the coding sequence ATGGGGCAGGAGATAAAAATTGGCCTTTTGGGAGCAGGCACGGTGGGCTCCGGGGTCATCAAGGTATTGGGCATGAACGCCCATGAGATAGAGCAGCGCACAGGGGTGCCCCTTGTCTTGAAGAAAGTCCTGGTTCGTGACAAGAGCAAGAAACGTCCGGATTTTCCCGCCAGTGTGGAGCTGACTGACAATGCTGAGGATATACTGAACGATCCCGAGATTGAGATTGTGGTGGAGCTTATGGGAGGGCTGCATCCTTCCAGAGAATACATGCTCCGCGCCCTGGAGGCAGGCAAGCATGTGGTCACTGCCAACAAGGATGTGGTGGCCCAGTTTGGCAAGGATATGTTCGAGGCGGCAGAGAAGCACAAGGTGAACTTCCTCTTTGAGGCCAGCGTGGGGGGCGGCATTCCCATCATCGCTGCCATGAAGCAGAGCCTCACGGCTAACCACATCACTGAGGTCATGGGCATTGTCAACGGCACCACCAACTATATGCTCACCAAGATGAGCGAGGATGGCTGCGACTATGACAGCGTGCTGAAGGAAGCTCAGGAAAAGGGCTATGCCGAGGCCAACCCTTCCGCTGATGTAGACGGCCTGGATGCTGCCCGCAAGGCCGCCATCCTGGCTTCCCTGGCTTTCAACACCCGGGTGCAGCTGGATAATGTGTCCGTGGAGGGCATCACCAAGATTACGGCAGAGGATATTTCCTATGCCAAAGGTCTGGGCTATGTCATCAAGCTGCTGGCAGTGGGCAAGGATTCAGAAGAGGACGGCGTGGATGTGAGGGTACATCCCGTGTTCCTGCCCAAATCACATCCCCTGGCCTCTGTGAACGGCGTGTTCAACGCCATCTTCGTGCGGGGCAATGCCATTGGGGAGGCCATGTTTTACGGGCAGGGGGCAGGCTCACTGCCCACAGCTTCAGCGGTGACGGCAGATATCATTGAAGCTGCACGCAGCATCAAGTCCGATGATTCCAGCAGGAATCTTTGCACCTGCTACAGCCAGAAGAAATTCTGCCCGCTGGAGAAGACGGTTTCCTCCTATTACGTGCGCCTGCTGGTGGATGACAAGCCTGGCGTGCTTGGCTCTATTGCCACAGCTTTTGGCAACGCAAAGGTGAGCCTGAAGTCCGTTATCCAGACGCCCCTCAATGTCAAGGACCATGCGGAAATCGTGGCTGTCACTCATCCGGTGGAGCATGCCTGCGTGCAGGAGGCCCTGCGGGTCTTTGAAGGACTGCCGGTGGTAGATGAGATAAGGAATGTTATCAGAGTAGAAAACGATCGGGGGTAA
- the thrB gene encoding homoserine kinase, translating to MGERTIRVRVPGTSANCGPGFDSLGLACDIYNDLELTLTTEPGLEIRMSGEGAENIPCDERNICWQSVQLLLDKAGVTEFKGARLHMLNRVPLSRGLGSSATAIVAGLKAANVIIGNRYNRHELLQFANEIEGHPDNVAPAIYGGFTINTVTEGHVECFSLMPKLRLELVVAVPDFPLSTRKAREVLPEKITRQEAVYNISRAAMLAAALVRGNERFLKNAFDDALHQPYRAALIPGMYEVFRAAREAGAIGANLSGAGPCLIAYVPERLRSAEKVGEAMCAAFKEHGVNAEAKILALDTRGAHIINH from the coding sequence ATGGGAGAGCGCACGATACGGGTAAGAGTGCCCGGTACAAGTGCGAACTGCGGACCAGGCTTTGATTCCCTTGGTTTGGCTTGTGATATATACAATGATTTGGAATTGACCCTCACCACGGAACCTGGGCTGGAAATCAGGATGTCCGGGGAGGGGGCAGAGAATATTCCCTGTGATGAGAGGAATATCTGCTGGCAGTCTGTGCAGCTCCTGCTGGACAAGGCAGGGGTGACGGAGTTCAAGGGAGCCCGCCTCCACATGCTGAATCGTGTGCCATTGTCACGTGGTTTGGGTAGCAGCGCTACCGCCATAGTAGCGGGACTAAAAGCTGCCAATGTGATTATCGGAAACCGCTACAACCGCCACGAGCTGCTGCAATTTGCCAATGAGATAGAAGGCCATCCGGACAACGTGGCTCCGGCCATTTATGGTGGCTTTACCATCAATACGGTAACAGAGGGCCATGTGGAGTGCTTCTCCCTGATGCCCAAGCTGCGTCTGGAATTGGTGGTGGCAGTGCCGGATTTTCCGCTTTCTACGCGGAAAGCCAGGGAGGTGCTGCCGGAAAAGATCACCAGGCAGGAGGCGGTCTACAACATCAGCCGCGCCGCCATGCTGGCTGCGGCTCTGGTGCGGGGCAATGAGCGCTTCCTCAAGAACGCCTTCGATGATGCTCTGCATCAGCCCTACCGCGCTGCCTTGATTCCCGGCATGTATGAAGTATTCCGTGCCGCCAGGGAAGCAGGCGCCATCGGTGCCAATCTCAGCGGAGCAGGTCCCTGCCTCATAGCCTATGTGCCGGAGCGCCTGCGCTCGGCAGAAAAGGTGGGGGAGGCCATGTGCGCTGCCTTCAAGGAACACGGAGTGAATGCCGAGGCCAAGATACTGGCTCTGGACACCCGTGGTGCACATATCATAAATCATTAA
- a CDS encoding HD domain-containing protein — translation MTEAEFAAKIKSIGAEAYIVGGWVRDYLRGAEPKDRDYMLCGCREEDFANLFPEASKVGRSFPVYLLEIGGEKCEVAFARREKKQGQGYRGFAVEFGPEVTLEEDLYRRDSTMNSIALRLRDGAIIDPYDGRADIGAGRIRAVSHHFRDDPVRALRAARQAAELGFDITEETYGYMADCGKELAGEPQERLLEEMKKALASSKPSVFFRALQRAGLLETVFPEIAALIGKTQPEAFHPEGDAFEHTMLIVDKVAGDTKSLIARFAGLAHDLGKGRTPAEMLPHHYGHEQRGLEVLEDWNRRMTLPREWLKAASFVIREHMRAPRIEKQGKMAKLLLSLARSGLTVPEFQAVIRADHGGLPVYLEEAEQLIKAMGMVSGKEAPEGITGQDIGSWLFSQQVRLFQRALKETIH, via the coding sequence ATGACAGAAGCTGAATTTGCGGCAAAAATAAAATCCATTGGTGCCGAAGCCTATATCGTAGGCGGCTGGGTGCGGGATTACCTGCGGGGGGCAGAGCCCAAAGACAGGGATTATATGTTATGCGGCTGCCGGGAGGAGGATTTTGCGAATCTCTTTCCAGAAGCTTCGAAGGTGGGCAGGTCATTTCCTGTCTATTTGCTGGAAATAGGCGGGGAGAAATGCGAAGTGGCCTTTGCCCGCAGGGAAAAGAAGCAGGGGCAGGGTTACCGGGGCTTTGCGGTGGAATTTGGCCCGGAGGTAACCCTGGAGGAAGATCTCTACCGTCGGGACAGCACTATGAACAGCATTGCCCTGCGCCTTAGGGATGGGGCAATAATTGACCCTTATGACGGCAGGGCAGATATCGGGGCAGGCCGCATACGGGCCGTGTCTCACCACTTCCGGGATGACCCCGTGCGGGCTTTGCGGGCGGCCCGCCAGGCGGCAGAGCTGGGCTTTGACATCACTGAGGAGACCTATGGCTATATGGCTGACTGCGGCAAGGAGCTGGCAGGAGAACCGCAGGAGCGCCTGCTGGAGGAAATGAAAAAGGCTTTGGCGTCATCAAAACCGTCTGTTTTTTTCAGAGCTTTGCAGAGGGCGGGACTTCTCGAGACAGTTTTCCCGGAAATAGCCGCACTCATAGGCAAGACTCAGCCAGAGGCTTTCCACCCCGAAGGGGATGCCTTTGAACACACCATGTTGATAGTGGACAAGGTGGCAGGGGACACAAAAAGCCTTATTGCCAGATTTGCAGGCCTGGCCCATGATCTTGGCAAGGGCAGGACTCCTGCGGAAATGCTGCCACATCACTATGGACACGAACAGCGGGGGCTGGAGGTGCTGGAGGACTGGAACCGCCGTATGACTTTGCCCAGAGAGTGGCTGAAGGCCGCTTCCTTTGTCATCAGGGAGCACATGCGAGCCCCACGGATCGAGAAGCAGGGAAAGATGGCGAAACTCCTGCTGAGTCTTGCCAGGTCGGGGCTGACTGTGCCAGAGTTCCAGGCAGTCATCAGGGCTGATCACGGCGGCCTGCCTGTCTATCTTGAGGAGGCAGAGCAGCTTATCAAGGCCATGGGCATGGTTTCCGGCAAGGAGGCTCCCGAAGGAATAACTGGTCAGGATATTGGCAGCTGGCTTTTCAGCCAGCAGGTGCGGCTTTTCCAGCGGGCTTTGAAGGAGACTATCCATTGA
- the rsmB gene encoding 16S rRNA (cytosine(967)-C(5))-methyltransferase RsmB, with protein MDKARETAMKVLQEVHEKGAYANVALAQALRRTELTDQDRRFVTELVYGAVKAGDTLDWILRRYINRPISKIPPVIREILRLGLYQIFYLDKVPPSAACNTSVDLAKKYGHKGVAGFVNAVLRTAVREPEKAAFPQGKGHATEELALKSQHPLWLVKHWVKAFGFEEAERLCNFDNESAKLCLRTNTLKGNREDLLKELTACGAEAEISDWTPEGVTVKSHGALDALAPLQEGRAQVQDESSMLVAHVVAPKPGEFILDCCSAPGGKTTHMAALMGNKGRIVAGDIYEHKLARIEENAERLGIGIIETMLLDAREAGDKFPGQADRVLVDAPCSGLGVLRRKPDARWHKKQEELKELPSLQLEILKSAAQAVKPGGVLVYSTCTIERAENQAVVEAFLSENKEFKLEKTGSFLPCPGSHSEDEMVQLYPQQDGTDGFFIARIKRL; from the coding sequence ATGGACAAGGCTCGCGAGACGGCCATGAAGGTCTTGCAGGAAGTGCATGAGAAGGGGGCCTATGCCAATGTGGCACTGGCCCAGGCTTTGCGGCGGACTGAGCTTACAGACCAGGACCGCCGTTTTGTGACGGAACTGGTTTATGGGGCAGTAAAGGCAGGGGATACCCTTGACTGGATCCTGCGGCGGTATATCAATCGCCCTATCAGCAAGATCCCTCCGGTTATCAGGGAAATTCTGCGGCTGGGGCTCTACCAGATATTCTACCTGGACAAGGTGCCGCCTTCGGCGGCCTGCAACACCTCTGTGGATTTGGCCAAGAAATACGGTCATAAAGGGGTGGCAGGTTTTGTCAATGCGGTGTTGCGCACGGCAGTGCGGGAGCCGGAGAAGGCTGCTTTCCCACAGGGCAAGGGCCATGCTACGGAAGAACTGGCTTTGAAGAGCCAGCATCCCCTCTGGCTGGTGAAGCATTGGGTGAAGGCTTTTGGCTTCGAGGAGGCTGAGAGGCTCTGCAACTTTGACAACGAAAGTGCAAAGCTCTGCCTGCGGACCAACACCCTGAAGGGGAACCGTGAGGACCTGTTGAAGGAACTGACTGCATGCGGTGCGGAAGCTGAGATCTCTGACTGGACACCGGAAGGCGTGACGGTGAAGTCTCATGGTGCACTTGATGCGCTGGCTCCCTTGCAGGAGGGCAGGGCACAGGTGCAGGACGAAAGCTCCATGCTGGTGGCCCATGTGGTGGCACCAAAACCCGGAGAGTTTATCCTGGACTGCTGCAGCGCTCCCGGGGGCAAGACCACGCATATGGCGGCCCTGATGGGGAACAAGGGCCGCATTGTGGCGGGAGACATCTACGAGCACAAGCTTGCCCGCATAGAGGAGAATGCTGAGCGCCTTGGCATCGGTATCATTGAAACTATGCTGCTTGATGCCCGCGAGGCAGGAGACAAGTTCCCTGGACAGGCTGACCGGGTACTGGTAGATGCTCCCTGTTCTGGCTTGGGTGTCCTGCGCCGCAAGCCCGATGCCCGCTGGCATAAGAAACAGGAGGAGCTGAAAGAGCTGCCTTCCCTGCAGCTTGAAATCCTCAAAAGTGCTGCTCAGGCAGTAAAGCCAGGTGGTGTGTTGGTCTATAGCACCTGCACCATTGAAAGGGCCGAAAACCAGGCAGTGGTTGAGGCCTTCCTGTCTGAGAACAAGGAATTCAAACTGGAAAAGACTGGCAGTTTCCTGCCCTGCCCTGGCAGCCATAGTGAGGATGAAATGGTGCAGCTTTATCCTCAGCAGGACGGAACGGATGGCTTTTTCATTGCTCGCATAAAACGACTTTGA
- the rlmN gene encoding 23S rRNA (adenine(2503)-C(2))-methyltransferase RlmN has product MKDIFGMRLEELQQVLAEFRLPKFRAKQVAEWLYVRGAASFEDMTNLPKGARAELAASLIIGRPRLKTRLDSADGRTSKFLLEFADGTAVETVLMRQPYGNSICVSTQAGCNMGCAFCASTLHGMARNLTVGEIAGQAVYINDMLKKEDGGKVDTVVIMGSGEPLMNYDNVLGFIRLLHEDYVLGLGYRNFTLSTSGIVPQMYRLAEEGLPISLSLSLHAPNEELRSQIMPINRKYSMKEAVTAAANYAEVTKRRVTYEYILIDQLNDNEKEAEELAGLLKGQLASVNLIPINPVKERNLLRPSQARIEAFENYLKARHINVTVRKEMGTDIQAACGQLRNKHLQDK; this is encoded by the coding sequence TTGAAAGATATTTTTGGCATGAGACTGGAAGAGCTTCAGCAGGTTTTGGCCGAATTCAGGCTGCCGAAGTTCAGGGCAAAACAGGTGGCAGAGTGGCTCTATGTGCGGGGGGCTGCTTCCTTTGAAGATATGACCAACCTGCCCAAGGGGGCAAGGGCGGAGCTGGCAGCCAGCCTCATCATTGGCCGCCCCCGGCTGAAAACAAGGCTGGACTCCGCTGATGGCCGCACCAGCAAGTTCCTGCTGGAATTTGCCGATGGCACTGCGGTGGAGACGGTGCTCATGCGCCAGCCCTATGGCAACAGCATTTGCGTGTCCACTCAGGCCGGCTGCAATATGGGGTGCGCCTTTTGCGCGTCCACTCTCCACGGCATGGCCAGGAACCTGACGGTAGGGGAGATTGCAGGACAGGCTGTGTATATCAATGATATGCTCAAAAAAGAAGACGGGGGCAAGGTGGATACGGTGGTCATCATGGGTTCCGGGGAGCCTTTGATGAATTACGACAATGTGCTGGGCTTTATCCGCCTGCTGCATGAGGACTATGTGCTGGGGCTGGGCTATCGCAATTTTACTCTGTCCACCTCAGGTATTGTGCCTCAGATGTACCGCTTGGCAGAGGAGGGGCTGCCCATATCCCTGTCCCTTTCCCTGCATGCCCCCAATGAGGAGCTGCGCTCCCAAATCATGCCTATCAACCGCAAGTATTCCATGAAAGAAGCTGTGACGGCAGCGGCGAATTATGCTGAGGTCACCAAGCGCAGGGTCACTTATGAGTATATCCTCATCGACCAGCTCAACGATAATGAGAAAGAAGCGGAAGAACTGGCAGGGCTGCTCAAGGGACAGCTGGCCAGTGTGAATCTCATACCCATCAATCCTGTCAAGGAGCGCAATCTCCTGCGTCCCAGCCAGGCCCGTATTGAGGCTTTTGAGAATTATCTCAAGGCTAGGCATATCAATGTGACGGTGCGGAAGGAAATGGGCACGGATATCCAGGCTGCCTGTGGGCAGCTGCGGAACAAGCATTTGCAGGATAAATGA
- a CDS encoding DUF6765 family protein, producing MDLDYHYGTMYVLSRWGKFGSANAQIIATSCQLVDDNFDENPLSDASEDEELARGITVRYSSQNVVGNVTGKGNKEIWMPFHFLPGLEGETDEEKLTCRKNSVLAQKLADRILETTLDNSDFGFRIGIGLHAYADTWAYQGFSGLKDSINTGQRQLLMKEGARMGKAVGDFVEGNETLKNIASTVSAQASNLSKAIGDFVQGNETLGNLADTVNAQKDKLGKAVGEMVEGNETLSKVAGTVGEAAAGFDAKRLWWRSKDGTKNWEEFLEASDKTYRIIQSVSCEPVTGLTDRQKELLLDCFESIQSEDAEERYNEWLKRIHENFFEIEDFDDNDASVEYRPGTILGDENFRGQFYKELNDHFDWVRKELIEAGLDVLESEPVY from the coding sequence ATGGATTTAGATTATCACTATGGTACCATGTATGTGCTCTCGCGCTGGGGAAAGTTTGGCAGTGCCAATGCCCAGATCATCGCTACCAGCTGCCAGCTGGTGGATGACAATTTTGACGAGAATCCCCTTTCTGATGCCAGCGAAGATGAAGAGCTGGCTCGCGGCATCACTGTCCGTTACTCCAGCCAGAATGTGGTGGGCAATGTGACTGGCAAAGGCAACAAGGAAATCTGGATGCCCTTCCACTTCCTGCCGGGGCTGGAGGGTGAAACCGATGAGGAGAAGCTGACCTGCAGGAAGAACAGCGTACTGGCTCAGAAGCTGGCTGACCGTATCCTGGAGACTACTTTGGATAACTCAGATTTTGGCTTCAGGATTGGCATTGGCCTTCATGCTTATGCTGATACCTGGGCTTATCAGGGCTTCTCCGGCCTCAAGGATTCCATCAACACTGGTCAGCGTCAGCTGCTGATGAAGGAAGGTGCCCGCATGGGCAAGGCTGTGGGTGATTTCGTAGAGGGCAATGAGACCCTGAAGAACATCGCCAGCACTGTGTCTGCACAGGCTTCCAATCTGAGCAAAGCCATCGGTGACTTCGTGCAGGGCAATGAAACCCTGGGGAACCTGGCCGACACCGTCAATGCCCAGAAGGATAAGCTGGGCAAGGCAGTAGGAGAGATGGTAGAGGGCAATGAGACTCTGAGCAAGGTGGCAGGTACCGTGGGCGAGGCTGCCGCGGGCTTTGATGCCAAGCGTCTTTGGTGGCGGAGCAAGGATGGCACCAAGAACTGGGAAGAGTTCCTGGAGGCTTCGGACAAGACATATCGCATAATCCAGTCTGTAAGCTGTGAGCCGGTGACGGGCCTTACGGACAGGCAGAAGGAGCTTCTGCTTGACTGCTTTGAGAGCATCCAGTCTGAAGATGCTGAGGAGCGCTACAACGAATGGCTGAAGCGCATCCATGAGAATTTCTTTGAGATAGAGGATTTTGATGACAACGATGCCAGCGTTGAGTACAGGCCTGGTACCATTCTGGGTGATGAAAACTTCCGCGGCCAGTTCTACAAAGAACTCAATGATCACTTTGACTGGGTGAGGAAAGAGCTGATAGAAGCCGGCCTTGATGTGCTGGAGAGCGAGCCAGTATATTGA
- a CDS encoding FhaA domain-containing protein, with amino-acid sequence MGLEKIESFLGSHIEGFFNKRFASDLELVELANGVKKEIRQASSDSEDGGVPNVAVFTLSPDDYSRLCAKRVQSELYAEIEKEIIRAEAFMEGELVLRFLSSPELQRGLFDLKLEQEGESGVQESTIVLKSPALLEKAAPLPRQHKLASLSVIEGPDQEAYLEFGEEKIYIGRQDKNEFILTDGNASRLHAWVAYERHRHVLYDARSTNGTFVNDKSIKSCQLSNGDRVRIGSTLLKYEVI; translated from the coding sequence ATGGGACTGGAGAAAATAGAATCCTTTTTGGGAAGCCATATCGAAGGTTTTTTCAATAAGCGGTTTGCCAGTGATTTGGAGCTGGTGGAGCTGGCTAACGGAGTGAAGAAGGAAATCAGGCAGGCTTCTTCTGACAGCGAGGATGGCGGTGTGCCCAATGTGGCAGTGTTCACCCTGAGCCCTGACGACTACAGCAGGCTTTGCGCTAAGCGGGTGCAGTCGGAGCTTTATGCCGAGATAGAGAAGGAAATCATCAGGGCAGAAGCTTTCATGGAAGGGGAACTGGTGCTGCGGTTCCTGTCCTCGCCTGAGCTTCAGCGGGGGCTTTTTGATTTGAAGCTGGAGCAGGAAGGTGAAAGCGGGGTGCAGGAGAGCACCATTGTGCTCAAGAGCCCTGCGCTGCTGGAGAAAGCTGCGCCTTTGCCACGGCAGCATAAGCTGGCTTCCCTGTCTGTAATAGAGGGGCCTGATCAGGAGGCGTACCTGGAGTTTGGCGAGGAAAAGATTTACATTGGGCGCCAGGATAAGAATGAGTTTATCCTGACGGATGGCAATGCTTCCCGGCTTCATGCCTGGGTGGCTTACGAGCGCCATCGTCACGTGCTCTATGATGCACGCAGTACCAATGGCACCTTTGTCAATGACAAGTCCATCAAAAGTTGTCAGCTTAGCAACGGGGACAGGGTGAGGATAGGCTCAACCCTGCTGAAATACGAGGTGATTTGA
- a CDS encoding FHA domain-containing protein, whose amino-acid sequence MPDTAMLLKGLRVLLEYGMLFWLLMFVGRISRWIFLDMKKMLAEERQPELKHDEAVLAVLGSEAGEEGMVKRRFAFSEQITVGRGEDNDVVIPESFVSHHHAVLFRRGSQYVIEDLGSRNHTYVNDQLLTGKAYIKPGDTIRIGLVTMRFER is encoded by the coding sequence TTGCCAGATACAGCAATGCTCCTGAAGGGCCTGCGGGTGCTTTTGGAGTACGGCATGCTCTTTTGGCTGCTGATGTTCGTAGGCAGGATTTCCAGATGGATTTTCCTGGACATGAAGAAAATGCTGGCGGAGGAGAGACAGCCGGAACTCAAGCATGATGAAGCGGTGCTGGCTGTGCTGGGCAGCGAAGCCGGTGAAGAAGGCATGGTGAAGCGCCGCTTTGCCTTCAGCGAGCAGATTACGGTGGGACGGGGTGAGGATAATGATGTGGTCATTCCCGAAAGTTTTGTGTCCCATCATCATGCCGTGCTCTTCCGGCGTGGCAGCCAGTATGTCATCGAAGACTTAGGCAGCCGCAACCACACTTATGTGAATGACCAGCTCCTGACGGGCAAGGCGTATATCAAGCCGGGAGATACCATCAGGATTGGTTTGGTAACCATGAGATTTGAGAGGTGA
- a CDS encoding Stp1/IreP family PP2C-type Ser/Thr phosphatase gives MTRAYWASDVGCVRAHNEDSCLSLPERQLYAVADGMGGQAAGEVASSLMTEVLRDDLSALDSFGEEDLRRAVMHANERILWEAETNPGKKGMGTTVTVLKIHEGRALWAHVGDSRLYLYREGSLGQVTQDHSYVESLVSQGSLTEEEARNHPQKNMLLRAVGVEKDLAVDTGSFVLQPEDVLLLATDGLMNMVEDRDIATALEEAKARSGEIEDPARELVQEALAAGGSDNVTVIVVVHS, from the coding sequence ATGACACGAGCTTATTGGGCCAGCGACGTTGGCTGCGTACGCGCCCATAATGAGGACAGCTGCCTGTCCCTTCCGGAAAGGCAGCTCTATGCTGTGGCTGACGGCATGGGAGGCCAGGCAGCAGGAGAGGTGGCAAGCTCTCTGATGACAGAAGTGCTTCGGGATGATCTGTCAGCTTTGGACAGCTTTGGGGAGGAGGATCTCCGTCGGGCTGTGATGCACGCCAACGAACGCATACTCTGGGAGGCTGAGACAAACCCCGGGAAAAAAGGCATGGGCACTACTGTTACAGTGCTGAAGATCCATGAGGGCCGCGCCCTCTGGGCTCATGTGGGGGACAGCCGGCTTTATCTTTACCGTGAGGGTAGCCTCGGGCAGGTGACCCAGGACCATTCTTATGTGGAAAGCCTGGTGAGCCAGGGCAGCCTTACGGAAGAGGAGGCCAGGAACCACCCGCAGAAGAATATGCTTTTGCGGGCTGTTGGTGTGGAAAAAGACCTGGCAGTTGATACCGGTTCCTTTGTCCTGCAGCCGGAAGATGTGCTGCTGCTGGCCACTGACGGCCTGATGAATATGGTGGAGGACAGGGATATTGCCACAGCACTGGAAGAGGCCAAAGCCCGGTCCGGGGAGATTGAAGACCCTGCCCGGGAGCTGGTGCAGGAAGCTCTGGCAGCCGGTGGCTCAGATAACGTGACGGTGATTGTGGTGGTGCATAGCTGA